One Megachile rotundata isolate GNS110a chromosome 5, iyMegRotu1, whole genome shotgun sequence genomic region harbors:
- the sgl gene encoding UDP-glucose 6-dehydrogenase sgl, which translates to MTIRKICGIGAGYVGGPTCSIIALMCPEIQVTVVDKSKERIAQWNSEKLPIYEPGLDDVVRKCRGRNLYFSTDIETAIQEADLIFISVNTPTKTFGNGKGRAADLKYVESAARMIAEIATGDKIVVEKSTVPVRAAESIMNILRANHKPGVSYQILSNPEFLAEGTAIKDLVGAERVLIGGEDSPEGHAAIEELCKVYEHWIPRKKILTTNTWSSELSKLAANAFLAQRISSINSLSAVCEATGADVSEVARAVGLDSRIGSKFLHASVGFGGSCFQKDILNLVYICECLNLPEVAAYWQQVIDMNEYQKSRFSAKVIESLFNTVTDKKISMLGFAFKKNTGDTRESPAIHVAKTLLDEGAMLHIYDPKVEENQIIEDLTDPSVTNNPQHVKKRISIYKDAYSAIKGTHAIVVCTEWDEFIELDYEKIYLSMMKPAYIFDGRKILDHDRLQKIGFIVQTIGKRITRTILSRAWGSQTQI; encoded by the exons ATGACAATTAGAAAGATTTGCGGTATCGGGGCCGGATACGTGGGCGGTCCAACTTGCAGCATTATAGCCCTGATGTGTCCCGAGATTCAGGTGACCGTGGTCGACAAAAGTAAAGAGAGGATTGCACAATGGAATTCGGAGAAGTTGCCGATTTACGAGCCCGGTCTGGATGACGTGGTTCGAAAGTGTCGTGGCCGAAATTTATACTTCTCCACTGATATCGAGACAGCGATCCAGGAAGCGGACCTGATATTTATCTCTGTGAACACGCCGACGAAAACGTTCGGTAACGGCAAAGGAAGAGCGGCAGATTTGAAGTACGTCGAAAGCGCGGCTCGGATGATCGCGGAAATTGCGACCGGGGACAAAATCGTTGTGGAGAAGAGCACGGTGCCAGTAAGAGCGGCCGAGAGTATTATGAACATTTTGCGTGCCAATCATAAACCGGGAGTATCGTATCAG ATCCTCTCTAATCCAGAATTCTTAGCTGAGGGTACAGCAATCAAGGATTTGGTGGGCGCGGAGCGCGTGTTAATCGGTGGCGAGGACTCGCCTGAAGGACATGCTGCTATAGAAGAATTATGCAAAGTTTACGAGCATTGGATTCCGAGGAAAAAAATTTTAACTACCAACACTTGGAGTTCAGAACTATCGAAGCTG GCCGCCAATGCCTTTCTGGCACAGCGTATATCGAGCATAAATTCTCTGTCAGCGGTGTGCGAAGCCACCGGTGCAGACGTGTCCGAGGTAGCTCGAGCAGTTGGCCTTGACTCACGAATAGGATCAAAGTTCCTTCACGCATCCGTCGGGTTCGGCGGTTCTTGCTTTCAAAAGGACATCCTTAATTTAGTATATATCTGCGAATGCCTGAATTTACCTGAAGTGGCCGCCTATTGGCAACAGGTCATAGACATGAACGAATACCAGAAATCAAGGTTCTCCGCGAAAGTAATAGAATCATTGTTCAATACCGTTACGGACAAGAAGATTTCTATGCTGGGCTTCGCCTTCAAGAAAAATACCGGCGACACGCGTGAGTCACCAGCCATTCATGTTGCTAAGACCTTGCTGGACGAGGGTGCCATGCTTCACATTTACGATCCTAAG GTTGAAGAGAATCAAATTATTGAGGACTTAACGGATCCTAGTGTAACGAATAATCCTCAACACGTGAAAAAGAGGATCAGTATTTATAAAGACGCTTACAGTGCCATAAAAGGCACGCATGCTATTGTTGTATGTACTGAATGGGACGAGTTTATT GAGTTGGATTACGAAAAAATTTATCTCAGTATGATGAAACCAGCATATATTTTCGATggacgaaaaattttagatcatGACAGGTTACAGAAAATTGGTTTCATTGTTCAAACTATTGGTAAAAGAATTACTAGGACCATACTCTCGAGAGCATGGGGAAGCCAAACGCAAATATAA
- the Vps53 gene encoding vacuolar protein sorting 53 isoform X2 has product MNEIRMSCTVEEFEGKAKMEAHEEDDLEEINSTVYTFPPNVQNVIEQVLPSTDPLDQPNFNVVDYINSLFPTEQSLSNIDDVVNNMELKIRTIDKEIRSVVRGQTNVGQDGRAALEDAQKVIKQLFVHIKDIKDKAEQSEEVVKEITRDIKQLDFAKRNLTASITALNHLHMLVEGVDTLKVLTQKKQYGEIVLPLQAVMEVMQHFNSYMDIPQVKQLSDEVHQIHVELAQQITADFKQAFSGQNPKYFNQLTEGCLVLSVLDPKVKKDLLTWFVGIQLQEYAHLFEENQDFAWLDKIDRRYAWIKKHLIDFESKFATIFPQDWEISERIAVQFCHVTREDLTKLMHKRRSEIDVKLLLYAIQRTSNFESLLAKRFSGITLENTETVNKKNTANIETVDNKVPGNPFEENEESQTEQPKTSPFANLIGRCFEPYLSIYIESLDRNLADLMDKFVSDSKTQPPGAKDFEGVEGPSSVLSSCADLFVFYKKCMLQCTQLSTGSIMLNLAETFQKYLREYALKVLQNNLPKIGGSAGIATSMSSITRDFRDLSTSGFIQNFQSFLKEGENTKFSKEEQSRICCVLTTAEYCLETTQQLEEKLRERTDKCYAEKINLSQEQDIFHNVISNCIQLLVQDLESACDSALTAMTKVQWSNIEVVGDQSNYVNTIVAHLRQTIPTIRDRLFSCRKYFTQLCVKFASSFIVKLVQQLYKCKPLNTVGAEQLLLDVHMLKTALLDLPSTGYQIQRKAPATYTKVVVKGMATAEMILKIVMSPIESPKDFVKQCRMRLPDLQAPEFQKILDMKGLKKTEQVLLLEQFKQPENTDISQDNRSHVTQDTPEHEAGRIKRLEKLIKKRI; this is encoded by the exons ATGAATGAAATACGCATGAGTTGTACGGTCGAAGAATTTGAAGGAAAAGCAAAAATGGAAGCGCACGAGGAAGATGATTTAGAAGAAATAAATTCAACCGTTTATACTTTTCCGCCTAATGTACAGAATGTGATCGAACAG GTTTTACCCAGTACGGATCCATTGGACCAACCAAACTTCAATGTAGTAGAttatataaattcgttattccCAACGGAACAATCATTGTCTAATATAGATGATGTAGTAAATAACATGGAATTAAAGATACGTACTATAGACAAAGAGATTCGTTCAGTAGTACGTGGACAAACAAATGTTGGCCAAGATGGGAGGGCAGCATTAGAAGATGCACAGAAAGTAATAAAACAATTGTTTGTGCATATTAAAGACATCAAGGATAAAGCCGAACAGTCTGAGGAAGTAGTTAAAGAAATAACAAGAGATATCAAGCAACTAGATTTTGCTAAGAGAAATCTTACTGCCTCTATCACAGCTTTAAACCATTTACATATGCTTGTGGAAGGTGTGGATACTTTAAA aGTATTAACTCAAAAGAAACAATATGGTGAAATTGTTTTACCATTACAAGCAGTGATGGAAGTGATGCAACATTTTAATAGCTACATGGACATACCACAAGTGAAACAATTGTCTGATGAA gtGCATCAGATACACGTTGAATTAGCTCAACAGATAACAGCTGATTTTAAACAAGCATTTTCTGGACAAAATCCAAAGTACTTCAACCAGCTTACAGAGGGATGTCTAGTATTATCTGTATTAGATCCTAAAGTTAA GAAGGATCTGCTCACCTGGTTTGTTGGTATTCAGTTACAAGAATATGCACATTTGTTTGAAGAAAATCAAGATTTTGCGTGGCTAGACAAGATAGATCGACGCTATGCATGGATAAAGAAGCATTTAATTGACTTTGAATCAAAATTTGCGACAATTTTCCCACAGGATTGGGAAATATCGGAACGAATTGCCGTACAATTTTGTCACGTTACGCGAGAAGATCTTACAAAATTAATGCATAAAAGGCGTTCAGAAATAGATGTTAAATTATTACTGTACGCGATTCAAAGAACTAGTAACTTTGAATCATTGCTAGCAAAACGATTTAGCGGTATTACATTGGAAAATACAGAAAcagtaaataaaaagaatacggCTAATATAGAGACGGTTGATAACAAAGTTCCAGGCAATCCATTTGAAGAAAATGAGGAG TCACAAACTGAACAACCAAAAACATCGCCATTTGCAAATCTCATAGGAAGATGTTTCGAAccatatttaagtatttatatagAAAGTTTAGATCGCAATTTAGCAGATCTAATGGATAAATTTGTGTCGGATTCTAAGACACAACCACCTGGTGCTAAAGATTTTGAAGGTGTCGAGGGTCCTAGTAGTGTTTTATCGTCTTGTGCAGATCTAtttgtattttacaaaaaatgtatGTTACAATGTACGCAACTTAGTACAGGTTCAATCATGTTGAATTTAGCTGAAACCTTTCAAAAGTACCTGCGCGAATACGCCCTTAAGGTGTTGCAAAATAATTTACCAAA AATCGGAGGAAGTGCTGGAATTGCTACAAGCATGAGTAGCATAACGCGTGATTTTCGAGATCTTTCTACGTCAGGTTTCATACAGAATTTTCAAAGCTTTTTGAAAGAGGGTGAAAATACTAAATTTAGCAAAGAAGAACAATCACGTATATGCTG cgTATTAACAACAGCTGAATATTGTTTGGAAACTACGCAGCAGTTGGAAGAAAAACTTCGAGAAAGAACGGACAAATGTTATgccgaaaaaattaatttatctcaGGAACAAGATATTTTTCACAA CGTTATATCGAATTGTATACAACTGCTCGTTCAAGATCTCGAATCAGCATGTGATTCAGCACTAACTGCAATGACGAAAGTTCAATGGAGTAATATAGAAGTTGTTGGAGATCAAAGTAACTATGTAAACACTATTGTGGCACATCTACGACAAACAATACCTACTATCAGAGATCGATTATTTTCGTGCAGGAAGTACTTCACGCAACTCTGTGTAAAATTTGCAAG ttcTTTTATAGTAAAATTGGTACAACAGTTGTACAAATGCAAACCCTTAAATACAGTGGGTGCTGAACAGTTATTATTAGATGTACACATGTTGAAGACTGCTCTGTTAGACCTTCCATCAACAGGATATCAAATTCAGAGAAAAGCACCAGCAACTTATACGAAG GTAGTAGTGAAAGGAATGGCAACTGCCGAAATGATTCTTAAAATTGTAATGTCACCAATTGAATCTCCAAAAGATTTCGTAAAACAATGCAGAATGCGTTTACCAGACCTACAAGCAccggaatttcaaaaaattttagaCATGAAG GGTTTAAAGAAGACAGAACAAGTTCTACTACTAGAACAATTCAAACAACCGGAAAATACTGATATTTCTCAAGATAATAGGAGTCATGTCACTCAAGATACCCCGGAACACGAGGCTGGACGAATAAAAAGATTAGAAAaactgataaaaaaaagaatataa
- the RpL7A gene encoding ribosomal protein L7A, with amino-acid sequence MVQKKPKKKVGKKVAAAPLAVKKVEPKKQTNPLFEKRPRNFGIGQDIQPARDLSRFVKWPKYIRIQRQRAVLQKRLKVPPPINQFTQALDKQTATQLFKMLEKYRPESAVMKKMRLKARAEQKVAKKEDTPTKKPNVLRSGTNTVTTLVEQRKAQLVVIAHDVDPIEIVLFLPALCRKMGVPYCIVKSKARLGRLVRRKTCTAVALTQVDSGDRANFSKLVEAIKTNFNDRYDEIRRHWGGGLLGSKSAARIAKLEKAKAKELAQKQG; translated from the exons atGGTTCAAAAGAAG ccGAAGAAGAAGGTAGGGAAGAAGGTGGCAGCTGCACCACTTGCAGTGAAGAAGGTTGAGCCGAAAAAACAAACTAATCCTCTGTTTGAAAAACGTCCCCGCAATTTTGGTATTG GCCAAGATATTCAACCGGCACGAGACCTTAGTCGTTTCGTAAAATGGCCCAAATACATTCGCATTCAACGACAGAGGGCCGTATTACAAAAAAGATTGAAAGTACCACCACCAATTAATCAGTTTACCCAAGCATTGGATAAACAAACAG CAacacaattattcaaaatgtTGGAAAAATACAGGCCTGAATCAGCAGTCATGAAAAAGATGAGGTTGAAAGCAAGAGCTGAACAAAAGGTTGCAAAGAAAGAGGATACCCCAACGAAGAAGCCTAATGTGCTGCGTAGTGGAACCAACACAGTAACTACGCTTGTTGAACAAAGAAAGGCTCAGCTTGTAGTAATTGCACATGATGTTGACCCAATAGaa ATTGTACTCTTCCTACCTGCTCTCTGTCGTAAAATGGGTGTACCTTACTGCATTGTAAAAAGTAAAGCGCGTTTAGGTCGTCTTGTTAGGCGTAAAACGTGCACAGCAGTAGCTTTGACTCAG GTGGACTCCGGTGACAGAGCTAACTTCTCGAAACTCGTTGAAGCTATTAAGACCAACTTCAATGACAGATATGACGAAATTAGACGTCATTGGGGTGGTGGTCTCCTAGGTAGCAAATCTGCTGCTAGAATAGCTAAGTTAGAAAAAGCTAAAGCGAAGGAACTTGCGCAAAAGCAGGGTTAA
- the Vps53 gene encoding vacuolar protein sorting 53 isoform X1 encodes MNEIRMSCTVEEFEGKAKMEAHEEDDLEEINSTVYTFPPNVQNVIEQVLPSTDPLDQPNFNVVDYINSLFPTEQSLSNIDDVVNNMELKIRTIDKEIRSVVRGQTNVGQDGRAALEDAQKVIKQLFVHIKDIKDKAEQSEEVVKEITRDIKQLDFAKRNLTASITALNHLHMLVEGVDTLKVLTQKKQYGEIVLPLQAVMEVMQHFNSYMDIPQVKQLSDEVHQIHVELAQQITADFKQAFSGQNPKYFNQLTEGCLVLSVLDPKVKKDLLTWFVGIQLQEYAHLFEENQDFAWLDKIDRRYAWIKKHLIDFESKFATIFPQDWEISERIAVQFCHVTREDLTKLMHKRRSEIDVKLLLYAIQRTSNFESLLAKRFSGITLENTETVNKKNTANIETVDNKVPGNPFEENEESQTEQPKTSPFANLIGRCFEPYLSIYIESLDRNLADLMDKFVSDSKTQPPGAKDFEGVEGPSSVLSSCADLFVFYKKCMLQCTQLSTGSIMLNLAETFQKYLREYALKVLQNNLPKIGGSAGIATSMSSITRDFRDLSTSGFIQNFQSFLKEGENTKFSKEEQSRICCVLTTAEYCLETTQQLEEKLRERTDKCYAEKINLSQEQDIFHNVISNCIQLLVQDLESACDSALTAMTKVQWSNIEVVGDQSNYVNTIVAHLRQTIPTIRDRLFSCRKYFTQLCVKFASSFIVKLVQQLYKCKPLNTVGAEQLLLDVHMLKTALLDLPSTGYQIQRKAPATYTKVFVLSLFTRYCIDMPFSIKFIYFYHNQVVVKGMATAEMILKIVMSPIESPKDFVKQCRMRLPDLQAPEFQKILDMKGLKKTEQVLLLEQFKQPENTDISQDNRSHVTQDTPEHEAGRIKRLEKLIKKRI; translated from the exons ATGAATGAAATACGCATGAGTTGTACGGTCGAAGAATTTGAAGGAAAAGCAAAAATGGAAGCGCACGAGGAAGATGATTTAGAAGAAATAAATTCAACCGTTTATACTTTTCCGCCTAATGTACAGAATGTGATCGAACAG GTTTTACCCAGTACGGATCCATTGGACCAACCAAACTTCAATGTAGTAGAttatataaattcgttattccCAACGGAACAATCATTGTCTAATATAGATGATGTAGTAAATAACATGGAATTAAAGATACGTACTATAGACAAAGAGATTCGTTCAGTAGTACGTGGACAAACAAATGTTGGCCAAGATGGGAGGGCAGCATTAGAAGATGCACAGAAAGTAATAAAACAATTGTTTGTGCATATTAAAGACATCAAGGATAAAGCCGAACAGTCTGAGGAAGTAGTTAAAGAAATAACAAGAGATATCAAGCAACTAGATTTTGCTAAGAGAAATCTTACTGCCTCTATCACAGCTTTAAACCATTTACATATGCTTGTGGAAGGTGTGGATACTTTAAA aGTATTAACTCAAAAGAAACAATATGGTGAAATTGTTTTACCATTACAAGCAGTGATGGAAGTGATGCAACATTTTAATAGCTACATGGACATACCACAAGTGAAACAATTGTCTGATGAA gtGCATCAGATACACGTTGAATTAGCTCAACAGATAACAGCTGATTTTAAACAAGCATTTTCTGGACAAAATCCAAAGTACTTCAACCAGCTTACAGAGGGATGTCTAGTATTATCTGTATTAGATCCTAAAGTTAA GAAGGATCTGCTCACCTGGTTTGTTGGTATTCAGTTACAAGAATATGCACATTTGTTTGAAGAAAATCAAGATTTTGCGTGGCTAGACAAGATAGATCGACGCTATGCATGGATAAAGAAGCATTTAATTGACTTTGAATCAAAATTTGCGACAATTTTCCCACAGGATTGGGAAATATCGGAACGAATTGCCGTACAATTTTGTCACGTTACGCGAGAAGATCTTACAAAATTAATGCATAAAAGGCGTTCAGAAATAGATGTTAAATTATTACTGTACGCGATTCAAAGAACTAGTAACTTTGAATCATTGCTAGCAAAACGATTTAGCGGTATTACATTGGAAAATACAGAAAcagtaaataaaaagaatacggCTAATATAGAGACGGTTGATAACAAAGTTCCAGGCAATCCATTTGAAGAAAATGAGGAG TCACAAACTGAACAACCAAAAACATCGCCATTTGCAAATCTCATAGGAAGATGTTTCGAAccatatttaagtatttatatagAAAGTTTAGATCGCAATTTAGCAGATCTAATGGATAAATTTGTGTCGGATTCTAAGACACAACCACCTGGTGCTAAAGATTTTGAAGGTGTCGAGGGTCCTAGTAGTGTTTTATCGTCTTGTGCAGATCTAtttgtattttacaaaaaatgtatGTTACAATGTACGCAACTTAGTACAGGTTCAATCATGTTGAATTTAGCTGAAACCTTTCAAAAGTACCTGCGCGAATACGCCCTTAAGGTGTTGCAAAATAATTTACCAAA AATCGGAGGAAGTGCTGGAATTGCTACAAGCATGAGTAGCATAACGCGTGATTTTCGAGATCTTTCTACGTCAGGTTTCATACAGAATTTTCAAAGCTTTTTGAAAGAGGGTGAAAATACTAAATTTAGCAAAGAAGAACAATCACGTATATGCTG cgTATTAACAACAGCTGAATATTGTTTGGAAACTACGCAGCAGTTGGAAGAAAAACTTCGAGAAAGAACGGACAAATGTTATgccgaaaaaattaatttatctcaGGAACAAGATATTTTTCACAA CGTTATATCGAATTGTATACAACTGCTCGTTCAAGATCTCGAATCAGCATGTGATTCAGCACTAACTGCAATGACGAAAGTTCAATGGAGTAATATAGAAGTTGTTGGAGATCAAAGTAACTATGTAAACACTATTGTGGCACATCTACGACAAACAATACCTACTATCAGAGATCGATTATTTTCGTGCAGGAAGTACTTCACGCAACTCTGTGTAAAATTTGCAAG ttcTTTTATAGTAAAATTGGTACAACAGTTGTACAAATGCAAACCCTTAAATACAGTGGGTGCTGAACAGTTATTATTAGATGTACACATGTTGAAGACTGCTCTGTTAGACCTTCCATCAACAGGATATCAAATTCAGAGAAAAGCACCAGCAACTTATACGAAGGTATTTGTATTATCATTATTTACGCGATACTGTATTGACATGCCTTTctctattaaatttatatatttttatcataatCAGGTAGTAGTGAAAGGAATGGCAACTGCCGAAATGATTCTTAAAATTGTAATGTCACCAATTGAATCTCCAAAAGATTTCGTAAAACAATGCAGAATGCGTTTACCAGACCTACAAGCAccggaatttcaaaaaattttagaCATGAAG GGTTTAAAGAAGACAGAACAAGTTCTACTACTAGAACAATTCAAACAACCGGAAAATACTGATATTTCTCAAGATAATAGGAGTCATGTCACTCAAGATACCCCGGAACACGAGGCTGGACGAATAAAAAGATTAGAAAaactgataaaaaaaagaatataa